CCTTTTGAGTTGagtttaaaaatgacttaacaaATGACTCAACTCGGGACTACAAAGAATGGAATGTGTTGTTGCAGTCCCCTGCAGTCTCGTAGAAGCGAGTCGGGTTTCTCCACTCGAGTTTTTACTCCAACAATAATCTCAATATTAAATGCATTTGGCATTCCTTCATTGCAGCCACACCTGGTTTACCAAATCAGTCAAATCTGAAAAAATCCAGGGTGAGGGGGCACCCTGGCCTAAAAATGCTTAGGGCACCAAAATGTCTTAATCCGGCACTGCTGCTCGTTGTCCATCCCGCTGTAAAATAACATAGTTCCATCATCAAGCCGGCATTCTCCTTTTCCAGGCCACCTGACTTCCTGAAGGGCCGCTATATCTATTTGATAGCGTTGCAGTTCTTTTGACACTTGGTGTAAGGCTCCCGGTCTATACAAGCTTCTTACGTTCCATGATGCTATTCGGAGTTCCGTTTGGTCACGCATTTTGTAGTTGGTGCACTTTTTCTACTTCGTATCGTATTCGTAACATTGGTTTTTTAACGTAGGAGGGTCGTCAACCCGCCGCACAACCCCCGAATTGCTGGAGGACCGCACCCTAATGTGATCTCGTCACGGTGGTGTTAAAATgcattgaaatacattttaattaaataaattataaaccagAAAATGTGGCGTAAAGCCAGTGGACTGTAGTTGGTGTTTTAGCATATATTAATCCAATAGATTTAGGTGGGCTTACCGGATGGTTTTGTGGTCTGCTGCTGGCAGAGGCCTCTGCTGGAGGATGCCTGGTGTTATCCTTTCTTGGTGTATCCTTCCTTCGAGCACTTTAGAGGGTTTTTACTGAATATTATTTGCTTTCGCGTTAGGTTCTTATCACGTTTTTTATGACATTAAGCTAGGAACTAGAAACTTTTaacaaaggtattatattaaaaaaaaacaagaaaactaatttcagcgttattaaatattcatcccccaAAGAGGTGAagagggggttgaaagtttgtatggagatcaaacattttattgaatacgggacttgaatatttgtatataaaggtatattattagcatagaagaaaagtaattttagcgaatttaaaaattcaccccttaaaggggttgaaagtttgtatagggttcaaattttattttaagctagaacttcgtaaaaagataaatcattaaaagagtagaaaagtgattttagcgtttttgaaaattcatactccaaggtggtgaaaagggggttgaaagtttgtatgaagatcaaacatttttttgagtgcgggatttgaatctttgtttaaggcatattattagaatacaagaaaagtaattttagcgtttttttaaattcatcccgtaaagtgattaaaaaggggttgaaaatttgtaggggtcctaattttattttaagctaggtacttgaaactatgtagaaagatatttaatgaaaagggaagaaaactcagcatttttgaaaattcatcccccaaggtggtaaaaaagaggttgaaagtttgtatggagatcaatcctttttttgcgtacaggacttcagtctttgtataaaggcatatttttagaatacaagaaaagtaatttaagcgtttttaaatattcatcccctaaaagggttaaaaaaggggttgaaagcttgaatccattacaaatgctttgaaactgcttagaaaggcattgtataatattacaaaaaaaagttatttcaagaGGAtgtagtttatatgtagtacaagttttcgtttaagctaggaacatgaaacttggtaaaagggcattatattataatagacgaaaactgattgcaccgtgtagTGCAGACTATAccaaaaaaatgtacttttaaGATGCTTTTTTAAGTGCAAATAATATTCAAGAGCTCTTTGAAAATGCACTTAAAAGGCAACTGTacttatatacacggtggctaaaaaataagtgcattcccgttgcgtaggttttgggattatactgagcaagttttactatgggaccaatctcgaaatcgcgaaaatttttttagctgtttcatacattttggctggtcaattttctatgggagagtaaaattatttttcgtaATTTCGTGGCTGgtcccacagtaaaagttgttcagtataatcccaaaacctccctggcaacgggaaggcactaattttttagccaccgtgtataactaATAAAACACTCAATGCAAACTCTACTAAGAAATAATGCACTTTAAGGTTGCTTTATTAAGTGAAAAAAAATGCACTTGTAAGACAACTGTTCTGACAAATGTGTTACAACGATTCTGTATAAACCTCTATAAGAATACATTATACTAAGTGTCAGTGTTCTTTTAGTACAAAATatcttaagacgattctcgctgatttggccttgagcgtctgggCATAAATGTACTCGCTTCACCCCGCactccgctcactgcgatcgtacgtgaattttgaCTCGCGGCACggcaacgaggttcaaagaatataataagatagatagatagataaaaagtttatttggatgctgcaaaacacacaattttagtgtaaagtataagtagaataagcccagaggcgcgccgatggcgctatactcgtatttgtgtatcttttgactgcaaagactattgcagcTATTTTGTCCTTTTAGTAGATTATGCATTTAGTGGAGGTcgaaaatataagaaaaatatattaattaatagtgcgtttatagtttttttatctctttaataaatacataaataatgccattaatagttaacttgtaAACTTAGTACTACATTTTTAGAATCGTTACCTTACTATTAaactatcgtttttttttagtagttggttgataaataaaataggtaatcaatttcaaactattagttatatatagtcggaactattttttttttgtgacatagTTTTTTCGTAAAAAACACAACTACATTTTGCTACTAGGTATTTTTGCCTATTTCTACAAAACGGCAATTCgaataaaattatctttaaactaaaaaatgttttaacagttcTGTAAGTACAATGTAGCATTTAATTGAGCATTATTTAACATTTCCTGCGTAGGTAAAACAAAACAGGTGTGGCCGGCacctaaaaactacttattatgattaaaatttacagcttgtgggtctgctagaagtacctgaGAATTTTGATGATTGGTGAGTGAGTGTCAGTGACCAAAGTAagcaactttgacgtgcaataattcttaaactacaagtttaAATGGAATGTTCTTGGGGATAtatctaagccatattatgccaTATGTGTCactaaattcagggttctagctttagccaacacaaaattacaggacgttgaaaatggcctgagtggctttgagaaaaggatggaacggccgtgcctctttgttttagcTCGACTTGGCGCTTTACACGCGCGAcagattatcgctccgtctgtgacgagcttaatagtaagtttttccgtaaataaaaatacgataggccgttttgctagttcttaatcgattaaaattatttttaaactacaaaaactatttttttttaacaggtactatacatacatacaacgtaataggtagcttatgttaaaccaattattaattgtttcgagatggaatggaactttattcaaaacgtaaaacttaaatgacataatatgtcggttagaaaacatttacttatttatttcaaatgaagttttctcaaacatacgtatattatagtataatatatacggatattatcattacattcattgtaatagaccgcaaaataccgtgttgcgctcgctaatgcgcgtcgcaaccaaatcagcgctctgcagttatttattctttggccacaataactccgatattatagcactttgcttgtgcataagcgaacatagtgcaaggaaggcacggagcgacgagcgacacagcctcctcgtctcaaagctggcacacgactgccggccacgccattttcaggctgcatatgCATGAAacgtggaaaaacgttcgatttcttaagaaaatattttttgattaacaaaagctatgttgcatttgtagaacctgttaaaacatttttgttagtttaaaaataattttaatcggttaagccgtttagtagttataagcaaagttagccgcaaaacggcctgtcgtgttattttttttttttcggtgaaactacaaatttcaggaaaaaagtcaaatgttacaattgttgtgcatagagtgaagatgcatatatatttttttcataattttttgttgactcatttagaagttataagctctaaaaagtaacagttctTGGCCAataactgcgcgaagcgccttaaatcATGCTTTTATAAGATGTACTGTACTGTCATGGTCAAGACACATGTAAGTCTGCTGTAACACCTTAGTTCTTAAATCAGATATCCGTAAGAGAAAATTGCTAGTTGGGAATGCATGGCTGCTAGACTAACTGTCAATGTCTACATAATTTCTATAATAGTAATGGGAGAAGATCATATTTTCGCATaagcatatattatgtaaattgttattaattttacatataataatataacttcGCTATGCCGTTTTGACACATGTATTTACTTATGGAACAGGTATCTGATGGAATGATGGAAACGTAACACGCTATTTAAGCTGCGACtgataaaacaatacaaaacactTGTAGCTATTAAATTACAGTTTGCAATTGCTATTTCAAAAGCCATTGCCAGCATAATTTGctaaaagtaacaaaaaaaaaaaacgctttagAGGTAGCTAAAGAggtaatcaaatcaaatataatTACTAAATACAACAATAAATACCACTTGGTATTAAGAGACAATTCGCAGTAGCCAAAACTGATGTTGTTACGATAAAGATTATAGTAGCTTGgcggaacaggctttaggttacttttcgctcatgtcctCGCAGACATggatatatttggtatcagtacattcagtatggtatgatgtcctgaacacaaatatatgagatgacaagtgcgaaagtggtgggggtagttgctgtgacgtcataaagtcggcagtacagagttttttacttttttctttaaacataccatgtggggtaccaaatgaaagggctttgtgagtaaatcacaaatatttaacatactgtaacattttcactacttggtctagcaaattattagaaaacgttccaaattttcacaatccacagttgactttgaactgctctaaattgttAAAAgtgtgtagttgttgttgtaaattactgaatggattatttcaaaatagcaaaatacataccaagtgactgtcaATATCCtttatataatgttaataaataattaacccgatatatccaaaaataaaaaaagtacatcaagttgaataacaatataatttctgttacattaaactgaaactattattaaaacaaataaaaaacctgactgtttacatatacagggtggctaaaaaataagtgcattcccgttgccagggaggttttgagattatactgagcaacttttactatgaaaccaaccacgaaatcgcgaaaaataaatttgccgtcccatagaaaatggaccagccaaaatgtatgaaactgccaaattttttttcgcgattttggggttagtcccatagtaaaagttgctgcGTATAATTCCGAAATctccctgacaacgggaatgcacctattttttagccaccgtgtatatttgaaatggtcttttcactagctttcatttggtacccatattgctatacttagtaagaaaaaaaaaacaatccccccccttttttttcattagcgggcgccattttcaaaatttatatagccttTGTCAAATTGTCACTACCATAATTCTCTTGAATTCAACCAGTgatatttttgaacgttttctaataatttgttagacgaagtagtgaaaatgttacagtatgttatatatttgtgatttactcacaaagccctttcatttggtaccccatatggtatgataaaaaaaagtaaaaaactttgtactgcggactttatgacgtcacgcaactacccccaccactttcgggCTTgtcatctatatatataaacgtaaaagtcctgactgactgactcacttaaatcaacgcccagcccaaaccgttggacctagagagctgaatttttcacagtgggtagattttataacgttagtatccactaagaaggggtttttcaaaattcatcccccaagggggtaaaatgggggtccaaagtttgtgtggggttcaagttttatttttagctatgaattcgaaccttgggtaaaagatatattattaaaaaacaagaagacTAATTTcatcgtttttgaaaattcatcccctaaggtggtgaaaaaggggtttaaagtttgtatggagatcaaaaattttatcaaatgcgggacttaaaactttgtatataggcatattattagaatacaggaaaagtaatttcagcgtttttaaaaattcatcccctaaaagggttaaaaaggggttgaaaatttgaaaccattacaaaatattaatgcTTAGagacttcttagaaaggcataataaaaagtacatcaagttgaataacaatataattttctgttacattaaactgaaactattattaaaacaaataaaaaacctgactgtttacatatacagggtggcaaaaatgtttacaaaaaaaaaatattttgacgtttttggaaatttaacccctacgtggttttttttcagttcgggacttgaaacttcgtactttgtgaaagataaatttcatgcgttgtataattattaacaaatgattaaccgtccctactgatatcttttgctgcataatgttacaaatccacgcgtacgaagtcgcgggcaacagctagtctcatatatttgtgtttaggacatcacactgaatgcactgataccaaatctacccatgtccgagacgacatgagcgaaaatcaaTTTCTAGAaaacttctagaccaaaaaccgacGCTGTATTAAAGCACAATAGGACAAATTTGTTATTCATATGgtaaattgtatggaatattttTTGAGTTACATAGGTGCACATATTGTTATTACAAGccaagatagatataactccgtaatagatggatacagtctaagaaaaaaacgtgcctcgaaaatcacgaaaatttgattctcgatcagatgacgccactagttttggtctactctcgtatagagggcgttgacggtttcgtttgttatttataattttaacgcatatcagtgaaagaacatgggtcaaaatcatataaaaataattaatgcaaataaaaaaaacatttattcatgtttacatacattttaacgtatttttataaatcttcatttttagttttaaagtatgtcgatagatggcagtgagtttacagtggttacaaaatttactatgacagtaccgctctatcttattatatccctctttgtTACAAGCATAGTAAATATACACAATCTGCATAAACAAGCAATGCCAGATGTTACTTTAGgtattttttggaagtttaaaaaCTAGTACATCCTATTAGCGTTTAACAAATTCTTACCCTATGAATTCAGGGTGTATGAATCTAGACTagataatgataaaaatacaaaatagatatgtaaatacctattatacaacatattacactccaaaatgtgtaaaaagaatacttacaaaataacaaTGAATAAGAGTTAGCACTGGTAGCACCTTAACACTctcctttaaaaaaattacctcaCCCTGCAATTCTGTGAGTGCAACAGGGATGAATGATAATCTGTAAAACATTTTAACACCGTGCCACGCCACACCATATAACAATGCTAGTTATGCTAATGTGATGATACAAAACCTGACTGTAGAGGCTTGGCTTTGGAATAAAGTGGCTATTCTTTCAAGGAAAAAAAACACAGTACATCATGTTAATGGCGTTGTATTTGATACAAATATTGTTTCTGTAACCATTCAGTCCACTCCTCGCTTACAGCCTTTGCTAGTGTCACTTCTTCAAATACATCACTTCTAGATATTTCTTCAAACCCTAACTTTTGAAACATTGCAATACTTATTAAATTCTTCATTGATATTTTGGCTTCAAAATGTTTGAGGTTTATATCTTTGATtccatacaataacatgagaaTGACAGCTTCCCATCCTAGCCTTTTACCCCTGGCTGTCATTTCACCTATCATTATTTCTATTTCTCCTGTTGAAGAGTCCGAgtcttttataaatatatttgtgtCTCCAATCATTGCATCTGTAACAATTCGCGAGGCTATATTGGTATAGttctttttttagcattagaaagaaggtagtgatcttgatgtgtctttttttttaaaacacttgaaaaatatatcacagcaaatatgttacaattataaatcatatacgatctactacattcttttgctttcataagtaatataaactaaatttTGAAAAGCACTTTTCAATATTTCACATGTCAAGGTGAAAATCATCaaaattgtttacctttttcaatactaaaaaaacgaactttaGCAGTGGGGATTCATATCATAGGTTCCAAGGTTAGTCCCATATCTAAGTAACTATAGCAGTGGGGATTCATATCATAGGTTCCGTGGTTAGTCCCATATTTAAGTAACTATAGCAGTGGGGATTCATATCATAGGTTCCAAGGTTAGTCCCATATCTAaaaaaggttaactggaagagatcccttaaaggataagttcgcctttgtacaaatgatgcgtttttctcgtgttttatgtttatttttgtataataaagagttttactactactactaactatAACAGTGGGGATTCATATCATAGGTTCCATGGTTAGTCCCATATTTAAGTAACTATAGCAGTGGGGATTCATATCATAGGTTCCAAGGTTAGTCCCATATCTAAGTAACACAATACTTTTACTCAATCTCTCaacctttttacaagctttttattaacttgcaatgtacctatgtaagtatgtatgtacttatgtctgtgtgtgtgtgttatgtcttaatttaatttaaccatatattattatgtaatttgttttaaatgatTTAACCTCATATGcaaatattttctggattaaataatttcattaattcattcattcattatgtaactatatgtttgtacgggtcaaatcttgctagtcaaatttgacccacttcccaacttccaatgaagctgaaaatttgcatacacatgtaagtcgggtgacaatgcgaTATTATGGTACCGTAGCACTGATCAGATAATAGAAACTTACATATTTCATCACCATCCTTGATGAATTGGACCTTATCCAGGATAATGAAAGTGCATTCTGCGGATGTAAAATGATCAGATTAATGGCACATTGTAAGAGGTTGAGCACAATGCAGTGAACCACATTAAGTAACGCTCACTATCTTCATCATCTCTCCAGGATTTTTGCATTTCATACTCTTGCTCCAGTGATAAAGGTTCTGATGCCGTGAGCATCTGAAGCTCTTCAGATTTCATCCATAAATGGTATCTGAAAGTTGTTAAGGGTTTTATAGTAAGCAAAAACGGCAAAAGTGCCTTCATAAATCATAAGAATACAATATGTGTTCAATTACTGTACAGCGTACAGccacttttaaatataaaaaatacctacttacttttctACATGAAGCTCCCTATACGGCACTAATACGACATGTTCTccaagtatttttatattacagtTTAACTTCATTTTTCTGTTTGAATTTCAAGGACCaaccaatataaaatataattgaaacaaAGTAATTCACGAGTTCACAACACATTagcacaaatg
The Cydia strobilella chromosome Z, ilCydStro3.1, whole genome shotgun sequence genome window above contains:
- the LOC134754093 gene encoding alpha/beta-tubulin-N-acetyltransferase 9; translated protein: MKLNCNIKILGEHVVLVPYRELHVEKYHLWMKSEELQMLTASEPLSLEQEYEMQKSWRDDEDKCTFIILDKVQFIKDGDEIYAMIGDTNIFIKDSDSSTGEIEIMIGEMTARGKRLGWEAVILMLLYGIKDINLKHFEAKISMKNLISIAMFQKLGFEEISRSDVFEEVTLAKAVSEEWTEWLQKQYLYQIQRH